A region from the Halosolutus gelatinilyticus genome encodes:
- a CDS encoding ABC transporter substrate-binding protein encodes MGPNQLTATRRRLLASGAAVSAAAIGGCIGGDGGPGADGQHLDYTQEVSPDGDFDPVVTFDAYSAQIVNLVFDGLYEYDFTLKPQPKLAAGEPEEERDGQRYIVELVDGATFHNGDPVTAEDVVHTLTAPVEEETQNMPTYEMVDVENTQPVDEQTAQIDLAYPYGAFTELQLVSSIVNAEVRQNDPDAYNTDPVGSGPFTFKEWASDEYVEIERWGDYWDEPTPELESVRFEAAEDDAGRVSQILAGDTDAIATVPPDDWDNLDSENGVEVYRTESPSYMYVAFNCNEGGTTDQDVRRGVAHAFSLDEFVNQNLGESAIPLESPIPPLVDNLGWEFPMDEWAETAPGYDPDRAQELLDGAAPDDWNPTIIVPPDDIRIALGELIASRLDELGYNAEVQSLDFATLGETYVTGNADDYEMYILGWTGGPDPDVYLYNLFHEDNEGISQGHFYEGSGDFHDNILEARETVDQEQRRELYINVIDEIVEQVPVLPAYSPHNTMAAQSYVQNVQAHPAVAYNPRLVSEETNVSIEEQ; translated from the coding sequence ATGGGACCCAATCAGCTCACCGCCACACGACGGCGGCTTCTTGCGTCAGGTGCAGCGGTCAGTGCAGCCGCGATCGGCGGCTGTATCGGTGGGGACGGAGGTCCGGGTGCCGACGGCCAACACCTCGACTACACACAGGAGGTGAGTCCCGACGGCGACTTCGATCCGGTCGTCACGTTCGACGCTTACAGCGCCCAGATCGTCAACCTCGTCTTCGACGGGTTGTACGAGTACGACTTCACCCTCAAACCCCAGCCGAAACTCGCAGCCGGCGAGCCCGAAGAGGAACGCGACGGCCAGCGATACATCGTCGAACTCGTCGACGGCGCGACGTTCCACAACGGCGATCCCGTCACCGCCGAGGACGTCGTCCACACGTTGACCGCGCCGGTCGAGGAGGAGACCCAGAACATGCCGACCTACGAGATGGTCGACGTCGAGAACACCCAGCCGGTCGACGAGCAAACCGCTCAGATCGACCTCGCGTACCCGTACGGCGCGTTCACCGAGCTTCAGCTGGTTTCCTCGATCGTCAACGCGGAGGTCCGACAGAACGATCCCGACGCGTACAACACCGATCCAGTCGGCTCCGGGCCGTTCACGTTCAAAGAGTGGGCGTCCGACGAGTACGTCGAGATCGAACGCTGGGGCGACTACTGGGACGAACCGACGCCCGAGCTCGAGTCCGTCCGCTTCGAGGCGGCGGAGGACGACGCCGGCCGCGTCTCCCAGATTCTCGCGGGCGACACGGACGCGATCGCGACCGTCCCGCCGGATGACTGGGACAACCTCGATAGCGAAAACGGCGTCGAGGTGTACCGGACCGAGAGCCCCTCGTACATGTACGTCGCATTCAACTGTAACGAGGGCGGAACGACCGATCAGGACGTCCGACGGGGGGTCGCACACGCGTTCTCGCTGGACGAGTTCGTCAACCAGAACCTCGGGGAGAGCGCGATTCCGCTTGAGTCACCGATCCCGCCGCTCGTCGACAACCTCGGCTGGGAGTTCCCGATGGACGAGTGGGCCGAGACGGCGCCGGGGTACGATCCGGACCGGGCGCAGGAACTGCTCGACGGGGCCGCGCCGGACGACTGGAACCCGACGATCATCGTCCCACCGGACGACATTCGGATCGCGTTGGGCGAGTTGATCGCTTCCCGGCTGGACGAACTCGGGTACAACGCGGAGGTCCAGAGTCTGGACTTCGCGACCCTCGGCGAGACGTACGTCACCGGCAACGCCGACGACTACGAGATGTACATCCTGGGCTGGACCGGCGGCCCCGACCCGGACGTCTACCTGTACAACCTGTTCCACGAGGATAACGAGGGCATCTCGCAGGGCCACTTCTACGAGGGGAGCGGCGACTTCCACGACAACATCCTCGAAGCCCGTGAGACCGTCGATCAGGAGCAACGCCGCGAGCTGTACATCAACGTCATCGACGAGATCGTCGAGCAGGTGCCGGTGTTGCCGGCGTACTCGCCGCACAACACGATGGCGGCCCAGAGCTACGTCCAGAACGTCCAAGCGCACCCGGCAGTCGCGTACAACCCGCGGCTCGTCTCGGAGGAGACCAACGTCTCCATCGAGGAACAGTAA
- a CDS encoding ABC transporter ATP-binding protein, producing the protein MDLDAGETLLEVDGLTKHFQSDSGLFASVNVESDRFPPVSFGIDRVKAVDDVSFEIEMGETLGLVGESGCGKSTLGRTILRLLDPTDGTIRFKGEDLAELSGEELRRKRSEIQMIFQDPQSSLDPRMKVGQIIEEPMRAHGMFDDEGREARAKELLEKVGLDPRHYNRYPHAFSGGQRQRINLARALSVDPDFVVCDEPVSALDVSIQAQVLNTMEELQEEFGLTYLFIAHDLSVIRQISDRVAVMYLGHVVELAETEEVFENPQHPYTRALLESIPVPDPRATGARGVLEGEVPSPIDPPSGCRFRTRCPRLIAPGEYDWTDEEWERTRAFMRAVKRRTFEPMPAAEVKAEFFDGDLPRGEPGAIVDDAIGLIASDRDRREEEAAADEVGWEEATDLLLESFAERSICARERPAYHVESEYGSGDHFAACHLHR; encoded by the coding sequence ATGGACCTCGATGCGGGCGAGACGCTGCTCGAGGTCGACGGCCTCACTAAGCACTTCCAGTCCGACTCCGGCCTGTTCGCGTCGGTCAACGTCGAATCCGATCGGTTCCCGCCGGTGAGCTTCGGCATCGATCGCGTGAAAGCCGTCGACGACGTCTCCTTCGAGATCGAGATGGGGGAGACGCTGGGGCTCGTCGGCGAGTCCGGCTGCGGGAAGAGCACGCTCGGGCGAACGATCCTTCGGCTGCTCGATCCGACCGACGGAACGATCCGGTTCAAGGGCGAGGACCTGGCCGAACTGAGCGGCGAGGAACTCCGGCGGAAGCGATCGGAGATCCAGATGATCTTCCAGGACCCGCAGTCGTCGCTGGACCCGCGGATGAAGGTCGGTCAGATCATCGAGGAGCCGATGCGCGCCCACGGGATGTTCGACGACGAGGGCCGGGAGGCGCGGGCGAAGGAACTGCTCGAGAAGGTCGGTCTCGATCCGCGCCACTACAACCGGTACCCGCACGCCTTTTCGGGGGGGCAGCGCCAGCGGATCAACCTCGCGCGGGCGCTGTCGGTCGACCCCGACTTCGTCGTCTGCGACGAACCCGTCTCCGCGCTCGACGTCTCCATCCAGGCGCAGGTGCTGAACACGATGGAGGAACTCCAGGAGGAGTTCGGCCTCACCTACCTCTTCATCGCCCACGACCTCTCTGTGATCCGCCAGATCTCCGATCGGGTCGCGGTGATGTACCTCGGCCACGTCGTCGAACTCGCCGAGACGGAGGAGGTGTTCGAGAACCCCCAACACCCGTACACGCGCGCCCTGCTCGAATCGATCCCCGTCCCCGATCCGCGAGCGACGGGGGCGCGCGGCGTGCTCGAGGGCGAGGTGCCGAGTCCGATCGACCCGCCCTCCGGATGCCGGTTCCGGACGCGATGCCCGCGGCTGATCGCGCCCGGCGAGTACGACTGGACGGACGAGGAGTGGGAGCGGACGCGGGCGTTCATGCGGGCGGTCAAGCGACGGACGTTCGAGCCGATGCCGGCCGCCGAGGTGAAAGCGGAGTTCTTCGACGGCGACCTCCCCCGGGGCGAGCCGGGGGCGATCGTCGACGACGCGATTGGGTTGATCGCGTCCGATCGCGACCGCCGCGAGGAGGAGGCGGCGGCCGACGAGGTCGGCTGGGAAGAAGCGACGGACCTGCTCCTCGAGTCGTTCGCCGAACGGAGCATCTGCGCGCGCGAGCGGCCGGCCTACCACGTCGAGTCGGAGTACGGCAGCGGCGATCACTTCGCGGCGTGTCACCTCCACCGATAG
- a CDS encoding ABC transporter ATP-binding protein translates to MSSEPLLRVENLKTQFFTESGTVRAVDGISFEVHEGEIVGLVGESGAGKSVASMSLLRLVESPGEIVGGTIEYKGETIFALEEDADGELREHPDMLSESEMRDRIRGREIAVIFQDPMESLNPVFTVGGQLREFIELNRDLPKDEAKAEAIGMLREVGIPDPEERYEEYPHQFSGGMRQRVLIAMALACEPNLIIADEPTTALDVTVEGQIIDLVDDLQKRYDTSFIWVTHDMGVVAEICDRVNVMYLGEIVEQAPVDELFYDTKHPYTEALLNSMPRPDRATDLEPIEGVMPEAINPPSGCRFHPRCPDAREVCTRVHPETREVDRADGHPHRAACVKHEAFDVGYDESVPLEAGDEAATKVGETGTEVGSESDSSVEEGAASTDGGADSDTETEADGAAADERPTTDRDRDGGERRE, encoded by the coding sequence ATGAGCTCCGAACCACTCCTCCGCGTCGAAAACCTCAAAACCCAGTTCTTCACCGAGAGCGGCACCGTCCGCGCCGTCGACGGCATCTCGTTCGAGGTCCACGAGGGCGAGATCGTCGGCCTCGTCGGCGAGAGCGGCGCCGGCAAGAGCGTCGCCTCGATGAGCCTGCTGCGGCTCGTCGAGAGCCCCGGCGAGATCGTCGGCGGCACGATCGAGTACAAGGGCGAGACGATCTTCGCCCTCGAAGAGGACGCCGACGGCGAGTTGCGCGAGCACCCGGACATGCTCTCGGAGTCCGAGATGCGCGATCGCATCCGGGGCCGGGAGATCGCGGTGATCTTCCAGGACCCGATGGAGTCGCTCAATCCCGTGTTTACCGTGGGCGGCCAGCTCCGGGAGTTCATCGAACTCAACCGGGACCTGCCGAAAGACGAGGCGAAAGCGGAGGCGATCGGCATGCTCCGCGAGGTCGGCATCCCCGATCCCGAGGAACGGTACGAGGAGTACCCCCACCAGTTCTCCGGCGGGATGCGCCAGCGGGTGCTGATCGCGATGGCGCTGGCCTGTGAGCCGAACCTGATCATCGCCGACGAGCCGACGACGGCGTTAGACGTCACCGTCGAGGGGCAGATCATCGACCTCGTCGACGACCTTCAGAAGCGGTACGACACGAGCTTCATCTGGGTCACCCACGACATGGGCGTCGTCGCGGAGATCTGCGATCGGGTGAACGTGATGTACCTCGGCGAGATCGTCGAACAGGCGCCGGTGGACGAGCTGTTCTACGACACCAAACACCCCTACACCGAAGCCCTGCTGAACTCGATGCCCCGCCCCGATCGGGCGACCGACCTCGAGCCGATCGAGGGCGTGATGCCGGAGGCGATCAATCCGCCGTCGGGCTGTCGGTTTCATCCACGCTGCCCGGACGCCAGGGAGGTCTGTACGCGCGTGCACCCGGAGACGCGGGAGGTCGATCGGGCCGACGGCCATCCCCACCGCGCCGCCTGCGTGAAACACGAGGCGTTCGACGTGGGCTACGACGAGAGCGTCCCGCTGGAGGCGGGCGACGAGGCCGCGACGAAAGTCGGCGAGACGGGGACCGAGGTGGGCTCCGAATCGGACTCGTCGGTCGAGGAAGGCGCCGCGTCGACGGACGGCGGGGCCGATTCGGATACCGAAACCGAAGCCGACGGGGCCGCGGCGGACGAGAGACCGACGACGGACCGCGATCGTGACGGGGGTGAACGCCGTGAGTAA
- a CDS encoding ABC transporter permease — protein MATTESQLGDQEPGAGSEGETADEEVETRVGWRYTLSKIAQDTTALFGLIIVALVLLTATFVAVDSNLSRLTLGAMPDYAVAEALPIFDHPTRIPPPGEGTPNQPPAFVDGGTLSHPLGTDPQGRDYFTRIVYGSKVSVSVGIFSTAIGLVGGTIVGAVSGYYGGRIDDALMRAVETLYAIPPLVLIIVFIVFVSGGSPDIRYAVIGVGITFIPVFARIIRSRVLSVREMDYIEAARAAGVKDREIIRRHVIPNSFAPVMVYATLQIGVTILIVAGLSFLGYGAQPPTPDWGEMLRIAHGRYMHSNIWLSIWPGAAILVTIMGFNLFGDGLQDALDPRIED, from the coding sequence ATGGCTACCACCGAATCACAACTCGGCGACCAGGAACCGGGCGCCGGCTCGGAGGGAGAGACGGCCGACGAGGAGGTCGAAACCCGCGTCGGCTGGCGGTACACCCTCTCGAAGATCGCACAGGACACGACCGCACTCTTCGGCCTCATTATCGTCGCCCTCGTCCTCCTCACCGCGACGTTCGTCGCCGTCGACAGCAACCTCTCGCGGCTCACGCTCGGCGCAATGCCGGATTACGCCGTGGCGGAGGCGCTGCCGATCTTTGACCACCCGACGAGAATTCCGCCGCCGGGGGAGGGCACGCCGAACCAGCCGCCGGCGTTCGTCGACGGCGGGACGCTTTCGCACCCGCTGGGTACCGATCCACAGGGGCGGGACTACTTCACCCGTATCGTCTACGGCTCGAAGGTGTCGGTCAGCGTCGGCATCTTCTCGACCGCGATCGGCCTCGTCGGCGGCACGATCGTCGGCGCGGTATCGGGCTATTACGGCGGCCGCATCGACGACGCGCTGATGCGGGCCGTCGAGACGCTGTACGCGATCCCGCCGCTGGTGCTGATCATCGTCTTCATCGTCTTCGTCAGCGGCGGCAGCCCGGACATCCGCTACGCCGTGATCGGCGTCGGGATCACCTTCATCCCGGTGTTCGCCCGGATCATCCGGAGTCGCGTGCTGTCGGTCCGCGAGATGGACTACATCGAAGCCGCCCGCGCGGCGGGCGTGAAAGACCGCGAGATCATCCGCAGGCACGTCATCCCGAACAGCTTCGCGCCCGTGATGGTGTACGCGACCCTCCAGATCGGCGTGACGATCCTGATCGTCGCCGGCCTCTCGTTTCTGGGCTACGGCGCCCAGCCGCCGACGCCCGACTGGGGCGAGATGCTCCGGATCGCCCACGGCCGGTACATGCACTCGAACATCTGGCTGTCGATCTGGCCCGGCGCGGCGATCCTCGTCACCATCATGGGCTTTAACCTGTTCGGCGACGGGCTGCAGGACGCGCTGGACCCGCGAATCGAGGACTGA
- a CDS encoding ABC transporter permease: protein MGLLRYTAFRLVQAIPVLIGISVITFALVNLAPGDPVQLMVQGQQVNEELIRSLEARYGLDQPLHVRYWNYMTGLAQGDLGHSIHRDRPVADLMLERAGPTLLLVLSAYAFALVTAIPLGVIAAKRRNKPSDHVSRIVALIGVSTPSFWIGIMLIIVFAVELGVLPSAGLVYPWQPPEAAGYDNHIQLWIASIKHLLLPMIALGTLQMATLMRVERTQMIESLQEEYVKLARAYGVPERTILRKHAFRSAQLPIITIVGLNLSTALGGAVLIETVFAINGMGRLFIESIQQLDYQLVMGITMVLGFIFVVGVVITDISYAYIDPRVTYGERE from the coding sequence ATGGGACTGCTCAGATACACCGCCTTCCGGCTCGTACAGGCGATCCCCGTCCTGATCGGGATCTCCGTGATCACGTTCGCCCTCGTAAACTTAGCGCCCGGCGACCCCGTCCAGCTGATGGTCCAGGGCCAGCAGGTCAACGAGGAGCTCATCAGGTCGCTCGAAGCGCGGTACGGGCTCGATCAACCGCTCCACGTCCGCTACTGGAACTACATGACCGGACTCGCGCAGGGCGACCTCGGCCACAGCATCCACCGCGATCGGCCGGTCGCCGACCTCATGCTCGAACGCGCCGGACCGACGCTGCTGCTGGTGCTGTCGGCGTACGCGTTCGCGCTCGTGACGGCCATTCCCCTCGGCGTGATCGCGGCGAAGCGCCGAAACAAGCCGTCGGATCACGTCTCGCGGATCGTCGCGCTGATCGGCGTCTCGACGCCGTCGTTCTGGATCGGGATCATGCTGATCATCGTCTTCGCGGTCGAGCTCGGCGTTCTGCCCTCGGCGGGACTGGTATACCCGTGGCAACCGCCGGAGGCAGCGGGGTACGACAACCACATCCAGCTCTGGATCGCGTCGATCAAGCACTTGTTACTGCCGATGATCGCGCTGGGAACGCTCCAGATGGCGACGCTGATGCGCGTCGAGCGAACGCAGATGATCGAGTCGCTGCAAGAGGAGTACGTCAAGCTCGCCCGCGCTTACGGGGTCCCCGAGCGAACGATCCTCCGCAAGCACGCGTTCCGATCGGCCCAGCTGCCGATTATCACGATCGTCGGCCTCAACTTATCGACCGCGCTCGGCGGCGCCGTGCTGATCGAGACGGTCTTCGCGATCAACGGGATGGGGCGGCTGTTCATCGAGTCGATCCAGCAGCTCGATTACCAGCTCGTGATGGGGATCACGATGGTGCTCGGGTTCATCTTCGTGGTCGGCGTCGTCATCACGGACATCTCGTACGCGTACATCGATCCGCGGGTAACCTACGGAGAGCGCGAGTAA